The nucleotide window AGAACgagctttaattaattactccACATACAACTTGTTTTTTATAATCGAATCATTCCCAAATGGATTGAAGAGATCATAATAACAAATGATCATGAGATTCGAATATTATGCAATAAtctgattaattatatatatatatatatatatatatatataataccttcTTTTTGACGGGGCATCCCGCCGGAGCCATGGAACACCTGAAATAGGCTCTAGGTGATGGGTTGTCTTTAGTAACCTTCTGCCCATATTTCCTCCATTGATAGCCATCTTTCACTACCTAAATTCACGAcgaaaatataaattatcatGAGAAGAAATCATGGATCCATTACATGACAAGCTAGCGCCCACAGAtgttttatattgaattaagatatgcatgtatgtatgtagcaACAAGACTACTTACTTGGCATCTTCGCATGAACATAATGAATATTccttatttgtgaattttgtagTGAGGCTTTTGTTATATTGCAACTGCatgttttcctctttctttttattcttataaatgtTAGCTGACTTTTATCTTCAAgattgtctttttcttttaattttttgaagtatattttgttattgattGACCTGTAACTTTTGGATAgttaattattattacgttATTTTAGATCTTTTAGATGCTTGGGTTTTGGTCGATTATGATTATCTGTTAATTCCCAGGTGTCTACTTGTGACTACGGTTTTCGTGAAGACTATCAATAAATTTGAGGTACCgtcctcttctaaaaaaaaaaaaaaaagactacttACTTGGCTATTGTCCGTAGAGTTGGTTCTCACTAAAATTTGTGATGTCTTAGTAGGTGTCGGAACCTGCTGCTCGATGATCCGTACTGATCTCTTGCAGCTTGTAATTTCACTGTTCGAGCGGCTTGCAGTTAAATCGATCATGCCCAATTGTTGTGCCTTTGTTTCTTGAAGATGGGCTTGAAGAATGTTGCATTTTCTGTTCATAACTTCAAGCTTGAATCTTAGAGTCTCGTTCTCTTTTCGTAAACTCTCCAAGTCTGCTCGGAGGGTTTTCACCTGGCCGCGGAACAGCTCTTTTTTCTCagaatatatgtatacatacatacatacatatataggtTATTCTATGTCTAATATTGATcacctaattttatttttagaatttgcaGTCTAGAGTTTGAAAACTGCCGAAAATTAATGAAGCTACAAAATAAGTAAAAACGAAGAACCCAGCCATGTCGGTActactttaattttctttatttgacGAGCATGATctatagtatatatatggaaagaaCGAGCGCATCAATTAATATTGGAAAGAAAATCAAGACGAACTTGTCGATTTTTTCTTCCATGCCCACAGAAAAGAAGCAAGAAGAGATCAATTGAAATAAGAATTACTACCTTTTCATTACAAGAGGTGTGAGCTTCCATGTTGTTCATGATCGATCACAAACTGGATGAACTTCGAcgatatagctagctagctagacagttggaagaaaaatgaagatcATGATCGATCcgtatgtaaaataatatatattctcgTCCGGTACTGGCTCGCTCTGGTAGTACTTTTAAGGCAGTACTTTCGTTCAAGGATTAATTTAAGCGGAGAATTAGATCAAAGAAGACGGCCAATTTGATGGCTGCTAGCTCTCTGATCCCTGCAGGCCGGTTAGTAAGCCAGCTTGCAATGAAGGCCGGGGGGTTGGAAATCAAATCCAtgtgttagaaaaaagaaaggtaaaGAATTCATGTTATTTAAGAACCTTTGAATGATCATGACGACGACATCCACACGCAGCTTGCATTACATCACCATCAATTAATTAATGGCGTAAGCTCTATGTCTTTCCATTCCAACAAGTAACACTAGTTCACATGACTTCCATCTTTGGTCGTACGTACTGGAAGCGTGCAGAAATAAAAAAGGTAAATCCGAAGACTTCAagtctttttattttggtgGACCCCTTAATTTGGTGGCCAAATCAATTCTTTCTTCTAACCCGTAATTAAGGAAATTAAAGACAGTAGtaggaaatatttttcttaattttttgacCATAATTATGATTCATGatccaaaaattatatatatatatatatatatacatatatgatctAAAGAGATTATGTGATAAGTTATTCTATTTGATCTCAAGT belongs to Juglans regia cultivar Chandler chromosome 8, Walnut 2.0, whole genome shotgun sequence and includes:
- the LOC109001014 gene encoding WRKY transcription factor WRKY76-like, with translation MNNMEAHTSCNEKVKTLRADLESLRKENETLRFKLEVMNRKCNILQAHLQETKAQQLGMIDLTASRSNSEITSCKRSVRIIEQQVPTPTKTSQILVRTNSTDNSQVVKDGYQWRKYGQKVTKDNPSPRAYFRCSMAPAGCPVKKKVQRCVEDKSFLVATYDGEHNHDVNSHVPALIRDSLSSSDDEVVLPKGSVANIIYPEPYPLENHSFRPSIALDLSLSGPNDKSPRNDVVENKLHNNNCNDIEEYVASLTKDPSFTAALAAAVARSMPHLHAA